The following coding sequences are from one Arthrobacter sp. 24S4-2 window:
- a CDS encoding sugar porter family MFS transporter, whose translation MSTSSTEGRPGVPRKVIGLAIAGAVGGFLFGFDSSVVNGAVDAIKDEFALSEAVTGFAVAVALLGCAAGAFLAGKVADKYGRIPAMKLGAVLFLISAVGTGFAFGVWDLIFWRLVGGLGIGLASVIAPAYISEISPRHVRGRLASLQQLAITTGIFAALLSDALFANSAGGADQALWLGMEAWRWMFLAGAVPAVVYGWIAYTLPESPRFLVFKGKEDEARKVFETIAPSEDTDRHIREIQSAIEEDKLAGQKGSLRGKVFGLQAVVWIGITLSVLQQFVGINVIFYYSTTLWKAVGFQEKDSLSISVATSITNILVTLVAIALVDRIGRRPILLAGSIGMAVSLGAMALAFASATGSGEEISLPGAWGPVALVAANVFVISFGASWGPLVWVLLGEIFPSRIRARALGLAAAAQWIANFAITLSFPVMAVASLPLTYAMYAAFAAASFFFVMFKVPETNGMSLEQAETLFVPKGTVKV comes from the coding sequence ATGTCCACATCCAGCACCGAAGGCCGCCCTGGCGTTCCCCGCAAGGTGATCGGCCTCGCCATCGCGGGAGCGGTGGGCGGGTTCCTCTTCGGCTTTGATTCCTCCGTTGTCAACGGCGCCGTAGACGCCATCAAGGACGAATTCGCCCTGAGCGAGGCGGTCACCGGCTTCGCCGTGGCGGTCGCCCTGCTGGGCTGCGCCGCCGGCGCCTTCCTGGCAGGCAAAGTGGCAGACAAGTACGGCCGCATCCCCGCCATGAAGCTCGGCGCCGTCCTCTTCCTGATCAGCGCCGTCGGCACCGGCTTCGCGTTCGGCGTCTGGGACCTGATCTTCTGGCGCCTGGTGGGCGGCCTCGGCATCGGCCTGGCCTCCGTCATTGCTCCGGCCTACATCTCGGAGATCTCGCCGCGGCACGTGCGCGGCCGGCTCGCATCGCTCCAGCAGCTTGCCATCACCACGGGTATCTTCGCCGCCCTCCTCTCCGACGCCCTGTTTGCCAACTCCGCCGGCGGCGCGGACCAGGCGCTCTGGCTCGGCATGGAAGCCTGGCGCTGGATGTTCCTCGCGGGTGCTGTCCCCGCCGTTGTCTACGGCTGGATCGCCTACACCCTGCCCGAATCACCGCGCTTCCTGGTCTTCAAGGGCAAGGAGGACGAGGCACGCAAGGTGTTCGAAACCATCGCCCCGTCCGAGGACACCGACCGCCACATCCGCGAGATCCAGTCCGCCATTGAGGAAGACAAACTCGCAGGCCAAAAGGGCTCGCTGCGCGGCAAGGTCTTCGGGCTGCAGGCTGTGGTGTGGATCGGCATTACCCTTTCGGTGCTGCAGCAGTTTGTCGGCATCAACGTGATCTTCTACTACTCCACCACGCTGTGGAAGGCCGTCGGTTTCCAGGAGAAGGACTCGCTCTCCATTTCCGTGGCCACGTCCATCACCAACATCCTGGTCACGCTCGTGGCCATCGCCCTGGTGGACCGCATCGGCCGCCGCCCCATCCTGCTGGCCGGCTCCATCGGCATGGCTGTTTCGCTGGGCGCCATGGCCCTGGCCTTCGCCTCGGCCACCGGATCCGGTGAAGAGATTTCGCTGCCCGGCGCGTGGGGCCCCGTAGCCCTGGTGGCTGCCAACGTCTTCGTGATCAGCTTTGGCGCCTCCTGGGGCCCGCTGGTGTGGGTGCTGCTGGGCGAGATCTTCCCGTCCCGGATCCGCGCCCGAGCCCTGGGCCTGGCCGCGGCCGCCCAGTGGATCGCCAACTTTGCCATCACCCTGAGCTTCCCCGTCATGGCGGTAGCTTCGCTGCCGCTGACGTACGCCATGTACGCTGCGTTCGCGGCGGCGTCGTTCTTCTTCGTGATGTTCAAGGTGCCGGAGACCAACGGCATGTCCCTGGAGCAGGCGGAGACGCTGTTCGTGCCGAAGGGGACCGTCAAGGTCTAA